A region from the Lolium perenne isolate Kyuss_39 chromosome 4, Kyuss_2.0, whole genome shotgun sequence genome encodes:
- the LOC127297290 gene encoding uncharacterized protein: MEKKLPLQLVHGGEALWARPWRWAKTAFFLVSMLASLLLVCAPPLLIVLLDLLLPPALLSNFLRDAAASQTHSILDQARGFGFRSSLVDLPAVSAARSLLILCAYTACGGGAAYLWVAAACSVGSLLYVLAKAVAVFGLDPAHGATSLQLHGNGQLAAVQAMFLMSLALAAAHLAMACRASSRERRRLHVVYRIDIEAVRLKGAHTPKSLKQCIV; encoded by the exons ATGGAAAAGAAGCTCCCGCTGCAGCTTGTGCACGGCGGCGAGGCCCTGTGGGCGCGGCCCTGGCGCTGGGCCAAGACGGCCTTCTTCCTCGTCTCCATGCTCGCCTCCCTGCTCCTCGTCTGCGCGCCGCCGCTCCTCATCgtcctcctcgacctcctcctccCGCCCGCCCTCCTCTCCAACTTCCTCCGCGACGCCGCCGCCTCCCAAACCCACTCCATCCTCGACCAGGCCCGGGGGTTCGGGTTCCGCTCCTCCCTCGTCGACCTGCCCGCCGTCTCCGCCGCCCGCTCCCTCCTCATCCTCT GCGCGTACACGGCGTGcgggggcggcgcggcctacctgTGGGTGGCGGCGGCCTGCAGCGTCGGCTCCCTGCTCTACGTCCTCGCCAAGGCCGTCGCCGTCTTCGGCCTCGACCCCGCCCACGGCGCCACGAGCCTCCAGCTGCACGGCAACGGCCAGCTCGCAGCCGTCCAGGCCATGTTCCTCATGTCGCTGGCCCTCGCCGCAGCGCACCTCGCCATGGCGTGCCGGGCCAGCAGCCGCGAGCGGCGCCGGCTGCACGTCGTATACAGGATCGACATCGAGGCG GTGAGGTTAAAGGGAGCCCATACGCCCAAGTCTCTGAAGCAATGTATTGTATGA